The Candidatus Deferrimicrobium sp. genome includes the window CCCCGCCTGATCATCCCGACCTTTAATATAATTATCCCAGCCATTGCGGATTGAGGGTCGTGGAATCGTGTTCGCTCGACATCTTGTAGAGCTCGAACCAGCCCGAAGCCGTCCGCGGTGGCGTCCACCACCCGGGCCCCGTAGATCTCCGCGTCCCTCAGGATCCCCGCGCGATTCTCCGCGGTGGTCCGCACACGCACCAGCGCCATCTCGCGTCGGACGGCGAGGGACTCGGTCAGGTCCGCGGCCTGGAGCACGTTGACCAGCTTGTTCATCTGCTTGATGACCTG containing:
- the ilvN gene encoding acetolactate synthase small subunit — encoded protein: MLQTISLLVENKPGALMRVTGVLSARGWNIDSLTVARTLDAAQSRMTIVVDIEPLLRRQVIKQMNKLVNVLQAADLTESLAVRREMALVRVRTTAENRAGILRDAEIYGARVVDATADGFGLVRALQDVERTRFHDPQSAMAGIIILKVGMIRRG